One Vallitalea pronyensis genomic region harbors:
- a CDS encoding ArsR/SmtB family transcription factor — MEKLIVRFKALSDETRFKLFLLLAEKQLCVGGLAKVLGISESAVSQHLKVLRNADLIKGEKVGYYVHYKVQKDILEELKGVIEQLANGVELTEQKKSLGIYEAECESQCNKNGKGCDA, encoded by the coding sequence ATGGAAAAACTCATAGTAAGATTTAAGGCATTAAGTGATGAGACGCGGTTTAAGTTGTTTTTATTACTTGCAGAAAAGCAATTATGTGTTGGTGGATTAGCAAAAGTATTAGGTATATCCGAATCCGCAGTGTCACAACATTTAAAGGTACTCAGAAATGCTGATTTGATAAAAGGTGAAAAAGTAGGATATTACGTGCATTACAAGGTTCAAAAAGATATACTGGAAGAACTAAAAGGTGTTATTGAACAATTGGCTAATGGTGTCGAGTTAACGGAGCAGAAAAAAAGTTTAGGGATTTATGAAGCAGAGTGTGAAAGCCAATGTAATAAAAATGGGAAAGGTTGTGATGCATAA
- a CDS encoding NAD(P)/FAD-dependent oxidoreductase — protein sequence MLDIAIIGAGPAGLSAAINGVTRNKRVMVFGNKPTSSLIYKAEQVNNYLGMYGVTGKEMIEQYVDHAKSMGVPMHIGKVIQIFSLGDYYTLNVENEFFEARTVIIATGLPMVKMLPKEEEFIGKGISYCATCDGMLYKDKDVVVFGETHEAEKDVNYLSEICRNVHYVHQYKDVKHINHTVNSIHGKPKEIIAGDYVEGLKLKDQELKGNAVFLLRETTPVSKLISGLEMNGKTIQVNRHMETNISGIYAAGDCTGTPYQISKAVGEGLIAALSAVTYIDRQKAA from the coding sequence ATGTTAGATATAGCAATTATCGGAGCAGGTCCAGCAGGATTATCTGCTGCAATTAATGGTGTAACGAGGAACAAACGCGTTATGGTATTTGGTAATAAACCAACCTCAAGTTTAATTTACAAAGCCGAGCAAGTTAATAATTATTTGGGTATGTATGGTGTAACAGGCAAAGAGATGATTGAGCAATATGTCGATCATGCAAAAAGCATGGGGGTTCCCATGCATATAGGTAAGGTTATACAAATTTTCTCACTAGGAGATTATTATACACTTAATGTAGAAAATGAGTTTTTTGAAGCCCGTACAGTGATCATAGCTACAGGGCTGCCCATGGTAAAGATGTTGCCCAAGGAAGAAGAGTTCATTGGTAAAGGCATCAGCTATTGCGCAACATGTGATGGCATGCTCTATAAAGATAAAGATGTGGTCGTTTTTGGAGAAACTCATGAAGCTGAAAAAGATGTGAATTACCTATCAGAAATATGTAGAAACGTCCATTACGTCCATCAATACAAAGATGTTAAACATATCAATCATACGGTCAATAGCATTCATGGAAAACCAAAAGAAATCATTGCAGGTGACTATGTAGAAGGTCTGAAATTAAAAGACCAAGAGTTAAAAGGTAATGCTGTCTTCTTGCTAAGAGAAACAACACCTGTAAGCAAGCTAATTTCAGGACTAGAGATGAATGGTAAAACAATTCAAGTCAACAGGCACATGGAGACTAACATTTCAGGCATATATGCAGCCGGCGATTGTACAGGAACACCCTATCAAATTAGTAAAGCTGTTGGTGAGGGACTAATCGCTGCATTAAGTGCTGTTACGTATATTGACAGACAAAAGGCAGCCTAA
- a CDS encoding PadR family transcriptional regulator encodes MSINYAILGLLSWKNFTGYEIKKYIKESDLMYWSGNNNQIYKAFVKLLEEGYVSNIVEHQDGSPSKKIYSITEKGKEHLKEWLLSDNEFIEMKNNFLIQFAWMDILSYEELDKQLEKYEDNIKTNIMMYEEKQRRGIREPKRSKREKVLWDRISENILSSYKNQLKWVKKTRNELRLLNNE; translated from the coding sequence ATGTCAATTAACTATGCTATATTAGGCTTGTTATCCTGGAAAAACTTTACGGGATATGAAATAAAGAAATATATTAAAGAATCGGATTTGATGTATTGGTCAGGAAATAATAATCAAATATACAAGGCGTTTGTTAAATTATTAGAAGAAGGTTATGTATCAAATATAGTTGAGCATCAAGACGGTTCACCTTCAAAGAAAATTTATTCCATTACTGAAAAAGGAAAAGAACATCTTAAAGAATGGCTTCTTTCTGACAATGAATTTATTGAAATGAAAAATAATTTTTTAATACAGTTTGCTTGGATGGATATATTATCATATGAAGAATTGGATAAACAGCTTGAAAAATATGAAGATAATATAAAAACCAATATTATGATGTACGAAGAAAAGCAGAGAAGGGGTATCAGGGAACCGAAAAGAAGTAAACGAGAAAAAGTTTTATGGGATCGGATATCAGAAAATATCCTTTCTTCTTATAAGAACCAACTTAAATGGGTGAAAAAAACAAGAAATGAATTGAGGTTATTAAATAATGAGTAA
- a CDS encoding permease yields the protein MDISTIILYILALVLLIVSFIKDRKKTKMGIKKGWMAFKKILPILIPLFLIVGIILTVISPDMIKFALGENSGVIGVFIGLIVGSISFMPPFVTYPLGVELLEKGAGYPQVAAFVTTLMAVGIVYFTAETKFFGTKSAILRNGLGFIASLIVALVVWGVM from the coding sequence ATGGATATATCAACAATCATATTATATATCTTAGCCCTGGTATTACTCATAGTTTCCTTCATTAAAGATAGAAAGAAAACAAAGATGGGCATTAAAAAAGGATGGATGGCATTTAAAAAAATCCTTCCCATACTGATACCCCTATTTTTAATCGTTGGTATCATTTTAACGGTGATCAGTCCAGATATGATTAAATTCGCATTAGGTGAAAATTCTGGCGTTATTGGTGTATTTATTGGTTTAATCGTAGGCTCCATATCCTTCATGCCCCCTTTCGTTACCTACCCTCTTGGTGTAGAGTTGCTAGAAAAGGGTGCGGGCTACCCACAAGTTGCTGCCTTTGTTACAACACTTATGGCTGTGGGGATTGTTTATTTTACTGCTGAAACTAAGTTTTTTGGTACCAAATCTGCAATCTTACGAAATGGTTTAGGATTTATCGCTTCTTTAATTGTTGCACTTGTTGTATGGGGGGTTATGTAA
- a CDS encoding GNAT family N-acetyltransferase, whose product MGISIKTERLILRQFVLEDVAALHRICHQPHILKWMPDWACTINKRKEWIKWVDKQYEQATKETARVMLAVTLESTGELIGMVGIGNKEEVENEIEIAYFMSDEFCHQGYMGEAVDALVDWTFKTLDLDYLMAIVELDNHPSQKVIEKCCFTKVDRRMILNSGDTEEKPFYYYRRYNPMAD is encoded by the coding sequence ATGGGTATTTCTATAAAGACCGAAAGATTAATATTAAGACAGTTCGTTTTAGAAGATGTTGCAGCATTACATAGAATCTGTCATCAACCCCATATATTAAAATGGATGCCTGATTGGGCCTGTACCATAAACAAACGAAAAGAGTGGATTAAATGGGTGGATAAGCAGTATGAACAAGCAACAAAAGAAACTGCAAGAGTCATGCTTGCAGTTACACTAGAATCAACAGGTGAACTCATAGGTATGGTGGGTATAGGCAATAAAGAAGAAGTTGAAAATGAAATTGAGATAGCTTATTTTATGTCTGATGAATTTTGTCATCAAGGTTATATGGGTGAAGCAGTTGATGCACTGGTAGATTGGACATTCAAGACACTTGATTTAGACTATTTAATGGCTATTGTTGAATTAGATAACCACCCATCTCAGAAAGTAATAGAAAAATGTTGTTTTACAAAGGTTGATCGCAGGATGATACTTAATTCAGGTGATACAGAAGAAAAGCCATTCTATTACTATAGAAGATATAACCCTATGGCTGATTAA
- a CDS encoding alpha/beta fold hydrolase: protein MSKGIFKSENKKREIINFYNKILKRWPVNYEEITINTKYGDTHILLSGNKDNPPLVLIHGSASNSAMWIGDIENYVKYFRVYMIDIPGEPGKSQELRFDIETSESAKWLDNIISELNIKMFCLGGISFGGWIAVDYSVKNPGKVEKLFLLCPAGIGKQKTKYIPYLVFMALLGQYGSKKVLEKICYGEEIDQEALYFNHLISKGFNPRMKKFPIFEDKQLRSLTMKTCLILGKKDIVFDSEDTLKRAINNIPNLNYEMLLDKGHGLINKSKQIIDFLLDEAYSEQCEKEAIIK, encoded by the coding sequence ATGAGTAAAGGTATATTTAAATCAGAAAATAAAAAAAGAGAAATAATTAATTTTTATAATAAAATATTAAAAAGGTGGCCTGTTAATTATGAAGAGATAACAATAAATACAAAATATGGAGATACACATATACTGTTAAGCGGTAATAAAGATAATCCACCATTGGTATTGATACATGGTTCTGCATCTAATTCAGCTATGTGGATAGGCGATATAGAAAATTATGTAAAGTATTTTAGAGTTTATATGATTGATATTCCTGGAGAACCAGGTAAAAGTCAGGAATTAAGGTTTGATATAGAGACATCAGAATCAGCAAAGTGGTTAGATAACATAATATCTGAATTAAATATAAAAATGTTTTGCTTAGGTGGTATTTCCTTCGGAGGATGGATAGCAGTGGATTACTCAGTTAAGAATCCTGGTAAAGTAGAAAAGTTATTTTTATTATGTCCTGCAGGAATAGGAAAGCAAAAAACGAAGTATATACCTTATTTAGTCTTTATGGCATTATTGGGACAATATGGATCAAAAAAAGTTTTGGAAAAAATTTGTTATGGTGAAGAAATTGATCAAGAGGCCCTTTATTTTAATCATCTAATTTCAAAAGGATTTAATCCTCGAATGAAGAAATTTCCAATATTTGAAGATAAGCAATTAAGAAGTTTAACAATGAAAACATGTTTGATTCTGGGTAAAAAAGATATAGTGTTTGATTCAGAAGATACGTTAAAAAGAGCAATAAATAATATTCCAAACCTAAATTATGAAATGCTTCTAGATAAGGGGCATGGATTAATCAACAAAAGTAAGCAGATTATAGATTTTTTGTTGGATGAAGCATATAGTGAACAATGCGAAAAGGAGGCAATTATTAAGTAG
- a CDS encoding permease, with amino-acid sequence MEKDKKKKPIVLFVFLGTYTIFIVLSMIISYEPGKVIFDNFYLFIMDMFKLFPPAFILVGLFMVWIDRKVVEKYFGESSGLKGYISAILLACTTLYPFVVVLPMASGLYKKGAKLDIVLTYLGASAICRIPMSIFEATFLGFKFTAIRYIVSLPLIVFSSVIIGKLMKNKQLSFE; translated from the coding sequence ATGGAAAAAGATAAGAAAAAGAAACCAATTGTACTCTTTGTTTTTCTAGGTACATATACAATATTTATTGTTTTATCAATGATAATAAGTTATGAACCTGGTAAAGTTATTTTTGATAATTTTTATTTGTTTATCATGGATATGTTTAAACTATTTCCACCAGCATTTATACTTGTTGGGCTGTTTATGGTCTGGATAGATCGAAAGGTTGTAGAAAAGTATTTTGGTGAATCATCAGGATTAAAAGGGTATATAAGTGCTATTTTGTTAGCATGTACCACATTATATCCCTTTGTTGTTGTCTTGCCCATGGCAAGCGGTTTATACAAAAAGGGAGCGAAATTGGATATTGTTTTAACGTATTTAGGGGCAAGTGCTATATGTCGTATACCGATGTCCATATTTGAAGCAACCTTCTTAGGTTTTAAGTTCACGGCTATCAGGTATATCGTATCTTTACCATTAATTGTTTTTAGTTCTGTCATTATTGGGAAGCTAATGAAGAACAAACAACTTTCATTTGAATAA
- a CDS encoding permease gives MTMKKIIKNKTLLVGILILLVLSIYDISLGIKSLKSASFQILSMLKIVPPIFLLIGLLDVWVPRETMIKLMGKKSGVLGIVIAFLFGTFAAGPLVGAFPVAMIMLKKGARYANVIFFLMTWASSKLPILFYQSTTMGLKFTIVSNVTLIVVYLVGSLVLEKSFSKKELDALYEHVEEMAK, from the coding sequence ATGACAATGAAAAAAATAATAAAAAACAAAACATTACTTGTAGGTATACTGATATTGCTTGTACTATCCATATACGATATATCCTTGGGTATTAAGTCTTTAAAATCCGCTTCGTTCCAGATCTTATCCATGCTAAAAATCGTACCACCAATCTTTTTACTCATTGGGTTACTGGATGTGTGGGTGCCAAGGGAAACCATGATAAAATTAATGGGTAAAAAATCGGGTGTACTGGGTATAGTTATTGCCTTTCTGTTTGGTACCTTTGCTGCTGGACCATTAGTAGGAGCTTTTCCAGTGGCTATGATTATGTTAAAAAAAGGCGCAAGATACGCTAATGTGATCTTTTTCTTAATGACCTGGGCAAGTTCTAAGCTTCCTATACTGTTTTACCAATCAACAACAATGGGACTAAAGTTTACCATTGTTTCAAATGTGACTTTAATTGTTGTTTATTTAGTGGGTTCCCTTGTCTTAGAAAAATCATTTTCTAAAAAAGAATTAGATGCACTCTATGAGCATGTTGAAGAAATGGCCAAATAA
- a CDS encoding diguanylate cyclase domain-containing protein, whose translation MVDKQLAERMQDAIDYIEEHLLEKITTEDISKSIYMSKSSFYNIFSSILGTTVKSYIRRRRLSLSAKDLIHSDESILNIALQYQYSTYESYSRAFKRLFGISPQQYRHENVYTNMFPRVVLTYHSYEGGNVVVNRQINKDAFLEQMGHIVNGFVLDIDIDAFDRINANYGYYTGDKVLVAIPKRINKVLKSYQLDVTATRINGDEFAVIIKDQTKEIVKAISADIIKAVEVEPFVFNDVKFNVTVSIGISDFTVDNHARVMKHANEAMLSAKNKGRNQYQLYD comes from the coding sequence ATGGTAGATAAACAACTAGCCGAACGCATGCAAGATGCAATTGATTATATTGAAGAACATTTATTGGAGAAAATTACCACTGAAGATATTTCAAAATCCATCTATATGTCCAAGTCTTCATTTTATAATATTTTCTCTAGTATCCTTGGCACAACTGTTAAAAGTTATATACGGAGAAGACGTTTATCTCTATCCGCTAAGGATTTAATACACTCTGACGAGAGTATATTGAATATTGCTCTTCAATATCAATACAGTACGTATGAATCTTACTCAAGAGCATTTAAGCGTTTATTTGGTATCTCTCCACAGCAGTACAGACATGAAAACGTATATACGAATATGTTCCCTAGGGTTGTCTTAACCTATCATAGTTATGAGGGAGGTAACGTTGTGGTTAATAGACAAATAAACAAAGATGCTTTTTTAGAACAAATGGGACATATAGTCAATGGATTTGTATTAGATATTGATATTGATGCATTTGACCGTATTAATGCAAACTATGGGTATTATACTGGGGATAAAGTGCTTGTTGCAATACCTAAACGTATTAACAAAGTCTTAAAATCTTATCAGCTTGATGTAACTGCTACACGCATAAATGGGGATGAGTTCGCAGTTATTATAAAAGATCAAACGAAAGAAATTGTTAAAGCAATTTCAGCTGATATTATTAAAGCTGTAGAGGTGGAACCCTTTGTATTTAATGATGTGAAGTTCAATGTTACAGTAAGTATAGGCATCTCAGATTTTACAGTAGATAATCATGCACGTGTTATGAAGCATGCCAATGAGGCCATGTTATCAGCAAAGAATAAAGGCCGTAATCAATATCAACTGTATGACTGA
- a CDS encoding permease: MHNMTYLYSLAGVGLLISLIKDRHKSKKALITAVKIFVKMLPMLLGIVAAVSLLLYILPDYVIANYLGGEDSATGIALALVIGSISLLPGFITFPLSGLLLRQGVSYMVLAAFTTTLMMVGIITFPIERKYFGTKLTLLRNLAGFVIALIISLCIGFVYGEVF; this comes from the coding sequence ATGCATAATATGACATACCTATATTCCTTAGCAGGAGTTGGCCTTCTCATTTCATTGATTAAAGATCGTCATAAATCAAAAAAAGCATTGATAACTGCTGTAAAGATTTTTGTAAAGATGTTGCCCATGTTATTAGGTATTGTTGCAGCTGTTTCACTTTTACTATATATTCTACCGGATTATGTAATTGCTAATTATTTAGGAGGAGAGGATAGTGCTACAGGTATAGCATTAGCCTTAGTTATAGGTTCAATTTCTTTATTACCTGGATTCATTACTTTTCCATTAAGTGGTCTGTTGTTACGTCAAGGCGTTAGTTATATGGTTTTAGCTGCATTTACCACAACGTTAATGATGGTAGGCATTATAACATTTCCCATAGAACGTAAATATTTTGGGACTAAATTAACGCTACTAAGAAATCTTGCAGGCTTTGTCATAGCTCTTATCATTTCACTCTGTATTGGATTCGTTTATGGGGAGGTATTTTAA
- a CDS encoding heavy metal translocating P-type ATPase: MTDKTTIRIIGMSCASCAAKVEKALKQKEGVIDAHVNIAVEKATIDYNSNEVKKEELEKTIRDLGYGVLAETKDTQKLVLLIDGMSCASCSAKVEKHLNEQDGISKASVNLATTKATIDYNPRIIKSSDIIQSIIALGYGAKKEENVNLDEEKAHREKAVKRLKTELLISILVSSPLLLGMVFMLIGVHAPFLHNAYFQFVIATPVQFIIGFRFYKNAYYALRAKSANMDVLIAMGTSAAYFYSVYITFFTNDMMKDLYYESAVVIITLILLGKYFEAVAKGKTSEAIKKLMGLQPKTARLLRDGQEIDVPIEEVEIGDIVVVRPGEKIPVDGKIIEGQSSIDESMLTGESLPVEKKTGDLVVGASINKLGTFTFEATKIGKDTVLSQIIKMVEDAQGSKAPIQKIADVVSGIFVPIVVVIAILTFLIWTFIVGDSSMGFISAVAVLVIACPCALGLATPTAIMVGTGKGAENGILIKGGEHLERAYKVNAVVLDKTGTITKGQPEVTDIIPMGNLSKEDILKYAAVTEKKSEHPLGVAIYEKGVQDMNTIQDPDVFEAIPGKGVKAEVEGHTVYLGTRKLMASQTMDTSEIESVIAQLEDDGKTAMIMAVDSQIEAVIAVADTIKDTSKEAISTLRKMHVDVYMITGDNQRTAHAIAKQVGINHVLAEVLPENKAVEVEKLKADGKVVAMAGDGINDAPALATADIGMAMGTGTDVAIEAADITLMTGDLRAIPASIGLSKKTMKKIKQNLFWAFFYNTIGIPFAALGLLNPMIAGAAMAFSSVSVVTNSLSLKRYRPYQS; this comes from the coding sequence ATGACAGATAAAACAACAATACGCATAATAGGTATGTCGTGTGCATCATGCGCTGCAAAAGTTGAAAAAGCACTAAAGCAGAAAGAAGGCGTTATAGATGCTCATGTTAATATTGCTGTCGAAAAAGCAACCATTGACTATAATTCCAATGAGGTAAAGAAAGAAGAACTGGAAAAAACCATAAGAGATTTAGGTTATGGTGTATTGGCTGAAACAAAGGATACGCAGAAACTAGTCCTCCTCATAGATGGTATGTCTTGTGCTTCTTGTTCTGCTAAGGTAGAGAAACATTTAAATGAACAAGATGGTATATCTAAGGCTTCTGTTAATCTGGCTACAACGAAAGCCACTATTGACTATAACCCTAGAATAATTAAAAGTTCGGACATTATTCAGTCCATCATTGCATTAGGCTATGGAGCTAAAAAAGAGGAAAATGTTAATTTAGATGAAGAAAAAGCCCACCGTGAAAAAGCAGTTAAACGACTTAAAACAGAATTGTTGATATCCATTTTAGTCAGTTCACCTTTATTGCTGGGTATGGTATTCATGCTCATTGGTGTACATGCTCCCTTCTTACACAATGCCTACTTCCAATTTGTTATTGCAACACCCGTGCAATTTATTATTGGATTTAGATTTTATAAAAACGCTTACTATGCATTAAGAGCCAAGAGTGCTAATATGGACGTTCTCATTGCTATGGGTACATCAGCTGCTTACTTTTATAGTGTTTACATCACATTCTTTACTAATGATATGATGAAAGACCTGTATTATGAATCGGCAGTTGTCATCATTACATTGATCTTATTAGGTAAATATTTTGAAGCTGTAGCAAAAGGAAAAACTTCTGAAGCGATCAAAAAGCTCATGGGGCTACAACCTAAGACAGCTCGTCTCCTAAGAGATGGTCAAGAAATAGATGTACCCATAGAAGAAGTGGAAATCGGTGATATCGTTGTTGTTCGACCAGGAGAAAAGATACCTGTGGATGGTAAAATTATTGAAGGTCAATCATCCATTGACGAGTCCATGCTAACTGGAGAAAGCCTTCCTGTAGAGAAAAAGACAGGTGATTTAGTTGTTGGTGCCTCCATTAATAAATTGGGTACTTTCACATTTGAAGCGACTAAAATCGGTAAAGACACGGTTCTTTCTCAGATTATTAAGATGGTTGAGGATGCACAGGGTTCAAAAGCACCTATTCAAAAAATAGCCGATGTTGTATCCGGTATTTTTGTTCCCATTGTCGTAGTTATTGCCATACTTACTTTCTTGATATGGACCTTTATTGTAGGCGATTCAAGTATGGGCTTCATAAGTGCTGTTGCTGTTCTGGTTATAGCGTGTCCATGCGCACTGGGTCTTGCTACACCTACTGCCATCATGGTTGGAACAGGAAAAGGTGCCGAGAATGGTATTTTAATTAAAGGTGGAGAACATCTAGAACGTGCTTACAAAGTCAATGCCGTTGTCCTAGATAAAACAGGTACGATTACAAAAGGTCAGCCTGAAGTGACAGATATTATACCTATGGGTAATCTTTCAAAAGAAGATATTTTGAAGTATGCTGCTGTAACAGAAAAAAAATCTGAACATCCTCTAGGTGTTGCCATCTATGAGAAGGGTGTTCAAGACATGAACACCATACAAGACCCGGATGTTTTTGAAGCAATTCCTGGAAAAGGCGTAAAAGCAGAGGTAGAAGGGCACACAGTCTATCTTGGTACACGTAAGCTTATGGCTTCTCAGACCATGGATACCTCAGAAATTGAGTCTGTCATTGCTCAATTAGAAGATGATGGTAAGACCGCTATGATTATGGCTGTGGATAGTCAGATTGAGGCTGTTATCGCCGTAGCCGATACCATAAAAGATACATCAAAAGAAGCTATCAGCACCCTGAGAAAAATGCATGTGGATGTGTATATGATCACAGGCGATAATCAGAGAACTGCTCATGCTATAGCCAAACAAGTAGGGATTAATCATGTTCTTGCAGAAGTATTACCAGAAAACAAAGCTGTTGAAGTAGAGAAGTTAAAGGCAGATGGTAAAGTTGTGGCAATGGCAGGCGATGGCATTAATGATGCACCTGCACTTGCAACGGCTGATATTGGCATGGCCATGGGAACAGGAACAGATGTAGCCATAGAAGCCGCAGATATAACATTGATGACTGGTGATTTAAGGGCTATTCCAGCCAGCATTGGACTATCTAAGAAAACCATGAAAAAAATCAAACAGAATCTTTTCTGGGCGTTCTTTTATAACACCATTGGGATACCTTTTGCTGCACTTGGTTTATTGAACCCCATGATTGCTGGGGCAGCTATGGCATTTAGTTCCGTTTCTGTTGTAACGAACTCCTTAAGTTTGAAACGTTACAGACCCTATCAATCATAA
- a CDS encoding S-layer homology domain-containing protein, with protein sequence MNKLKRCLGLLVMVTLAFSFFSMYSVAQEDQTDKQGLQFKDLPKEHWAYEDIMKMVNRGIIGGYTDGNFKPSKEVTRSEFAKMMVLTLDLTLVNTKEPSFEDVATKDWAYPYVETAKHYLTGFRTSTGDYFKPNHVAVREDMAVALVKALELEVNDSSLGILNEYKDKDDISPNLEEHVATIIQHKIMVGNSEKFFYPQGHLTRAQAASLLSRLVSEDNVDDEEKVTYDDQETPSPSDYLTPNVKGEVTDAGIRLEWNKVKEEGFKYYKVVVSKHDSNPKYPENGYLVYISDINRTSHFVSPYDTYNKGDVGGRIEPEETYYFSITAVYKDNKTYGNAIQLTMPAAMGDEDYTTKIQGNVTDQGVNLQWNEAKKEGFKYYKVVIAKHDATPIYPDNGYMFCYSNRGKTSALITTHNKYHHGDFGNYLQPGESYYFSITTVYTHGKYASNVIRLTY encoded by the coding sequence ATGAATAAACTAAAAAGGTGTTTAGGTTTGCTTGTTATGGTGACATTAGCATTCTCTTTTTTCTCGATGTATAGTGTTGCTCAGGAAGATCAAACGGATAAACAAGGGTTACAATTTAAGGACCTACCAAAAGAACATTGGGCATATGAAGATATCATGAAAATGGTAAACCGCGGCATTATCGGCGGATACACAGATGGTAACTTTAAACCTTCCAAAGAAGTAACGCGATCAGAATTCGCAAAAATGATGGTATTAACACTTGATTTAACCTTGGTAAATACCAAAGAACCATCTTTTGAAGATGTAGCAACGAAAGATTGGGCGTATCCTTATGTAGAAACAGCAAAGCATTATTTAACAGGTTTTAGGACGTCAACTGGCGACTATTTTAAGCCAAATCACGTTGCAGTACGTGAGGATATGGCGGTTGCACTAGTAAAGGCACTAGAACTAGAGGTAAACGATTCAAGCTTAGGTATTCTAAATGAATACAAGGATAAAGACGATATTTCACCTAATCTAGAAGAGCATGTAGCAACCATTATTCAACACAAAATTATGGTAGGAAACAGTGAAAAATTCTTTTATCCACAAGGTCATTTAACAAGAGCTCAAGCGGCATCATTACTTTCTCGACTAGTGAGTGAAGATAACGTTGATGATGAAGAAAAGGTTACCTATGATGATCAGGAAACACCATCTCCTTCTGATTACCTAACGCCTAACGTTAAGGGGGAGGTTACAGATGCAGGTATTCGTCTAGAGTGGAATAAAGTGAAGGAAGAGGGATTTAAGTATTATAAGGTCGTTGTATCTAAGCACGATTCAAATCCCAAATACCCAGAGAACGGTTACTTAGTTTATATTAGTGATATAAACAGAACCAGTCATTTTGTATCCCCATATGATACATACAATAAAGGGGATGTTGGTGGACGTATTGAGCCAGAAGAAACTTACTATTTTAGTATTACAGCTGTTTATAAAGATAATAAAACGTATGGTAATGCCATTCAATTAACCATGCCAGCCGCAATGGGTGATGAAGATTATACCACAAAAATCCAAGGCAATGTGACAGATCAAGGCGTTAATTTACAATGGAATGAAGCAAAAAAAGAAGGATTCAAATATTATAAAGTCGTCATTGCAAAACATGATGCAACGCCTATTTATCCTGATAATGGTTATATGTTTTGTTACTCAAATAGAGGTAAGACTTCAGCCCTCATAACGACGCATAACAAATATCATCATGGTGATTTCGGAAACTATCTACAACCAGGAGAGTCTTATTATTTCAGTATTACAACGGTTTATACCCATGGAAAATATGCAAGTAATGTCATTAGGTTGACGTATTGA